One genomic region from Haloprofundus salinisoli encodes:
- a CDS encoding S9 family peptidase: MSGDTLLKELVGLPEIVRPSASPDGGRVAFYYNGTSRNEIHVLDVETGESEQWSDGGVPRQTWWPLSWSADGERIFFHLDADGDEQNDIYALESDGATEPVVETEGQTNLHAVGDDGETLLLTSNYEGQMDLYRYLFSDGEMVRLTDHDQIWEACLSRDCERVAYAANESGDSDNRDTYLVDIDGSGRRKLNVGTVGSHTDPYDWGLDGDRLLISDNTEEFARCGVYDLVSDEVRWYGDLDYEESPACFTADGTRFLAERVRDAAVVPVVYDVETGDARECPLADGVAEFGWRSANLLVNDRALLSYTTPVRPTELVTFDLDTNDTETLFRPDYGRFSLDDFVDAEYLTVASDGVPETRQAAVEHDPYETLDVGALFYDSGERPSPLLVNPHGGPRRADRKWFHYRTQYLLARGYSILQVNFRGSSGRGREFAQKLVGDFGGAEQGDIATITEHVLETRDWLDEERVCVFGGSFGGYSTYWQMVQYPELYAAGAPVVGFTDLELMYEEAMPQFRTGFMEKYLSTPEGNPELYRERSPVTHAGNLDAPLMMVHGVNDRRVPVLQARVYRDALEKHGYEEGENGEFEYHEIEKRGHNTADVDLRQYTLGLLESFLDRRLGTSKR; encoded by the coding sequence ATGTCAGGCGATACGCTGCTGAAGGAGTTGGTGGGTCTCCCCGAGATAGTCAGACCGAGTGCCTCGCCGGACGGCGGGCGCGTCGCCTTCTACTACAACGGTACGAGTCGCAACGAGATTCACGTCCTCGATGTCGAAACCGGCGAATCGGAGCAGTGGAGCGACGGCGGAGTTCCCCGACAGACGTGGTGGCCGCTCTCGTGGTCGGCCGACGGGGAACGGATATTCTTCCACCTCGACGCCGACGGCGACGAACAGAACGACATCTACGCGCTCGAAAGCGACGGAGCAACCGAACCGGTCGTCGAGACCGAGGGCCAGACCAACCTCCACGCCGTCGGCGACGACGGCGAGACGCTACTGCTAACCTCGAACTACGAGGGGCAGATGGACCTCTACCGTTATCTGTTCTCGGACGGCGAGATGGTGCGACTCACCGACCACGACCAAATCTGGGAGGCCTGTCTCTCGCGCGACTGCGAGCGCGTCGCCTACGCGGCGAACGAGTCCGGCGACTCGGATAACAGAGACACGTACCTCGTCGATATCGACGGCTCCGGGCGGCGGAAACTCAACGTCGGGACGGTGGGGTCACACACGGACCCGTACGACTGGGGACTCGACGGCGACCGACTACTGATTTCGGACAACACCGAGGAGTTCGCTCGCTGTGGCGTCTACGACCTCGTTTCCGACGAGGTCAGATGGTACGGCGACCTCGACTACGAGGAGTCGCCCGCGTGTTTCACTGCGGACGGAACACGATTTCTCGCGGAACGCGTCCGCGACGCCGCCGTCGTCCCCGTGGTGTACGACGTCGAGACCGGTGACGCCCGCGAGTGTCCGCTCGCCGACGGCGTCGCGGAGTTCGGATGGCGAAGCGCGAACCTCCTCGTGAACGATCGGGCACTGCTCTCCTACACGACGCCGGTCCGTCCAACGGAACTCGTCACCTTTGACCTCGACACAAACGACACCGAGACGCTGTTTCGGCCCGACTACGGCCGCTTCTCGCTCGACGACTTCGTCGACGCCGAGTACCTCACCGTCGCTTCCGACGGCGTCCCCGAGACGCGGCAGGCGGCGGTCGAACACGACCCGTACGAGACGCTCGACGTCGGCGCGCTGTTCTACGACTCCGGCGAACGTCCGTCGCCACTCTTGGTCAACCCTCACGGCGGGCCACGCCGCGCCGACCGGAAGTGGTTCCACTACCGGACGCAGTACCTGCTCGCGCGCGGCTACTCGATTCTCCAAGTGAACTTCCGCGGGTCGAGCGGCCGCGGCCGCGAGTTCGCCCAGAAACTCGTTGGCGACTTCGGCGGGGCCGAACAGGGCGACATCGCCACCATCACCGAGCACGTGCTCGAAACGCGCGACTGGCTCGACGAAGAGCGCGTCTGCGTCTTCGGCGGGTCGTTCGGCGGCTACTCGACGTACTGGCAGATGGTCCAGTATCCGGAGCTCTACGCGGCCGGGGCTCCCGTCGTCGGTTTTACCGACCTCGAACTGATGTACGAGGAGGCGATGCCGCAGTTTCGAACCGGGTTCATGGAAAAGTATCTCAGCACGCCCGAGGGGAATCCCGAACTCTACCGGGAGCGAAGTCCCGTCACCCACGCCGGAAACCTCGACGCGCCGCTGATGATGGTCCACGGCGTCAACGACCGCCGCGTTCCGGTGTTGCAGGCGCGGGTGTACCGCGATGCGCTGGAAAAACACGGCTACGAGGAGGGCGAGAACGGCGAGTTCGAGTACCACGAAATCGAGAAACGGGGCCACAACACCGCCGACGTGGACCTGCGACAGTACACGTTGGGGCTGCTTGAATCGTTTCTGGACCGTCGTCTCGGGACCTCGAAGCGGTAA
- a CDS encoding ATP synthase subunit B translates to MKEYQTITEISGPLVFAEVDEPVGYDEIVEIETPNGETKRGQVLESSEGLVAIQVFEGTTGIDQNASVRFLGETLKMPVTEDLLGRVLDGSGQPIDGGPEIVPDERHDIIGEAINPFSREYPEEFIQSGVSAIDGMNTLVRGQKLPIFSASGLPHNNLALQIARQATVPEEATDEGEDASEFAVIFGAMGITAEEANEFMEDFERTGALERSVVFMNLADDPAVERTVTPRMALTTAEYLAFEKDYHVLVILTDMTNYCEALREIGAAREEVPGRRGYPGYMYTDLAQLYERAGRIEGREGSVTQIPILTMPGDDDTHPIPDLTGYITEGQIYIDRNLNSQGIEPPINPLPSLSRLMDDGIGEGLTREDHADVSDQMYAAYAEGEDLRDLVNIVGREALSERDNKYLDFADRFEEEFIDQGFDTNRTIEETLDIGWDLLSMFPKPELNRIDEDLIEKYYREDVGEEPAEEVAAD, encoded by the coding sequence ATGAAAGAGTACCAAACCATCACCGAAATCAGCGGTCCGCTGGTGTTCGCCGAAGTCGACGAACCCGTCGGCTACGACGAGATCGTCGAGATCGAGACGCCGAACGGCGAGACGAAGCGCGGCCAGGTTCTCGAATCCTCGGAAGGTCTCGTTGCCATCCAGGTGTTCGAGGGGACCACCGGTATCGACCAGAACGCGTCCGTCCGTTTCCTCGGCGAGACGCTGAAGATGCCCGTCACCGAGGACCTCCTCGGGCGGGTTCTCGACGGCTCCGGCCAGCCCATCGACGGCGGCCCGGAGATCGTCCCCGACGAGCGCCACGACATCATCGGCGAGGCGATCAACCCGTTCTCCCGGGAGTACCCCGAGGAGTTCATCCAGTCGGGCGTCTCCGCCATCGACGGGATGAACACGCTCGTCCGCGGGCAGAAACTGCCCATCTTCTCGGCGTCCGGCCTGCCGCACAACAACCTCGCGCTGCAGATCGCCCGTCAGGCGACGGTGCCCGAGGAGGCGACCGACGAGGGCGAAGACGCCAGCGAGTTCGCCGTTATCTTCGGCGCGATGGGTATCACCGCCGAAGAGGCCAACGAGTTCATGGAGGACTTCGAGCGCACCGGCGCGCTGGAGCGCTCCGTGGTCTTCATGAACCTCGCGGACGACCCCGCCGTCGAGCGGACGGTCACGCCGCGCATGGCGCTGACGACCGCCGAGTACCTCGCCTTCGAGAAGGACTACCACGTGCTGGTCATCCTCACGGACATGACCAACTACTGCGAGGCGCTGCGCGAGATCGGTGCCGCGCGCGAAGAGGTGCCGGGTCGACGTGGCTACCCCGGCTACATGTACACCGACTTGGCACAGCTCTACGAGCGTGCCGGTCGTATCGAGGGCCGCGAGGGCTCGGTCACGCAGATTCCCATCCTCACGATGCCGGGTGACGACGACACCCACCCGATTCCGGACCTGACCGGCTACATCACCGAGGGACAGATCTACATCGACCGGAACCTCAACTCGCAGGGTATCGAACCGCCGATCAACCCGCTCCCCAGCCTCTCTCGGCTGATGGACGACGGTATCGGCGAGGGCCTCACCCGCGAGGACCACGCGGACGTCTCCGACCAGATGTACGCCGCATACGCGGAGGGTGAGGACCTCCGCGACCTGGTGAACATCGTCGGCCGCGAGGCGCTGAGCGAACGCGACAACAAGTACCTCGACTTCGCGGACCGCTTCGAGGAGGAGTTCATCGACCAGGGCTTCGACACCAACCGAACCATCGAGGAGACCCTCGACATCGGCTGGGACCTGCTGTCGATGTTCCCGAAGCCGGAACTGAACCGTATCGACGAGGACCTCATCGAGAAGTACTACCGCGAAGACGTCGGCGAGGAACCCGCCGAAGAAGTCGCCGCGGACTAA
- the trxA gene encoding thioredoxin, which translates to MTVRLKDFYADWCGPCKTQDPILEELETDYADVDFEKVNVDEEQDVANQYQVRSLPTLVIENDDGVVDRFVGVTQREDIEAALQEAGA; encoded by the coding sequence ATGACTGTTCGACTCAAGGACTTCTATGCGGACTGGTGCGGACCGTGCAAGACGCAGGACCCGATTCTCGAAGAACTGGAGACAGACTACGCCGATGTCGACTTCGAGAAAGTGAACGTCGACGAGGAGCAGGACGTCGCCAACCAGTATCAGGTCCGCTCGCTGCCGACGCTCGTCATCGAGAACGACGACGGCGTCGTCGACCGATTCGTCGGCGTCACTCAGCGCGAGGACATCGAGGCGGCGCTGCAGGAAGCGGGCGCGTAG
- a CDS encoding MBL fold metallo-hydrolase: MEPICVTADAEEFTCNAYLVLGDHPTLVDAGTMPGVVDVIREHTDELDAVVLTHQHTDHIGELDAVLDAFDADLYAYGDHPRRTHALEPDERIPIGDETAEVVYTPGHAADHVSFVSETKLYSGDVVVYNDGAFDDGSFGRTDMAGQSRERLIESLHDLLEHLPEAVTAMYAGHGDVFEAEEDGDSVRDVVERALKRAERREPKYSGR; the protein is encoded by the coding sequence ATGGAACCGATATGCGTCACCGCGGACGCCGAGGAGTTCACCTGTAACGCATACCTCGTTCTCGGCGACCACCCGACGCTCGTCGACGCGGGAACGATGCCGGGCGTCGTCGACGTGATTCGAGAACACACCGACGAACTCGACGCGGTCGTCCTCACCCACCAGCACACCGACCACATCGGCGAACTCGACGCGGTTCTCGACGCGTTCGACGCCGACCTCTACGCCTACGGCGACCACCCGCGCCGGACGCACGCGCTCGAACCCGACGAGCGGATACCCATCGGCGACGAGACGGCCGAAGTCGTCTACACGCCGGGCCACGCCGCCGACCACGTCTCGTTCGTCAGCGAGACGAAACTGTACAGCGGCGACGTCGTCGTCTACAACGACGGCGCGTTCGACGACGGCAGTTTCGGCCGAACGGACATGGCCGGCCAGTCCCGCGAGCGCCTCATCGAGAGCCTCCACGACCTCCTCGAACACCTCCCCGAGGCGGTGACGGCGATGTACGCCGGCCACGGCGACGTGTTCGAGGCGGAGGAAGACGGCGACAGCGTCCGCGACGTCGTCGAACGAGCGTTGAAACGAGCGGAGCGCCGCGAGCCGAAGTACTCCGGGCGGTAG
- a CDS encoding 50S ribosomal protein L40e, whose protein sequence is MPSFEHAVNRTLEKQICMRCNARNPMRTDFCRKCGYKHLRPKSKEPRNA, encoded by the coding sequence ATGCCTAGCTTCGAGCACGCCGTCAACCGGACGCTGGAAAAACAGATTTGCATGCGCTGTAACGCCCGTAACCCGATGCGCACCGACTTCTGCCGCAAGTGTGGCTACAAGCACCTTCGCCCGAAGTCGAAGGAACCGCGCAACGCCTGA
- the hisE gene encoding phosphoribosyl-ATP diphosphatase, translating to MSDTDSEADATKTDPEDILDDLFELVEQRRAELPEGSYTTSLFTHEKGENAVLEKLGEESTEIILAAKDDDNDELAHESADFVYHLLVLLSMKGMTLDELREELAARFG from the coding sequence ATGAGCGACACGGACTCGGAAGCGGACGCGACGAAAACGGACCCGGAGGACATCCTGGACGACCTCTTCGAACTCGTCGAACAGCGCAGAGCGGAACTGCCCGAGGGCTCCTACACCACGTCGCTTTTTACCCACGAGAAGGGCGAAAACGCCGTGCTCGAAAAGTTGGGCGAGGAGTCCACCGAGATTATCCTCGCCGCGAAGGACGACGACAACGACGAGTTGGCCCACGAGAGCGCCGACTTCGTCTACCACCTGCTCGTACTGCTGTCGATGAAGGGGATGACGCTTGACGAGTTGCGAGAAGAACTCGCCGCGCGGTTCGGTTGA
- the pdxT gene encoding pyridoxal 5'-phosphate synthase glutaminase subunit PdxT has product MLTAGVIAVQGDVSEHARAVERAARAHDEDAELVEIRHSGLVPDCDVLLMPGGESTTISRLLRQEGIDEEIRTHVAAGKPVLATCAGLIVAARDAKDERVHTLDVLDVTVDRNAFGRQKDSFEAPVDIDGLSEPFPAVFIRAPLIDEVSGDASVLARWDGTPVAVKQGPVVATSFHPELTEDVRLHRLAFFEQAAASQ; this is encoded by the coding sequence ATGCTCACCGCAGGCGTCATCGCCGTCCAGGGCGACGTGTCCGAACACGCCCGAGCCGTCGAGCGCGCCGCCCGCGCCCACGACGAAGACGCGGAACTCGTCGAGATACGCCACTCGGGGCTCGTCCCCGACTGCGACGTGCTCCTCATGCCCGGTGGCGAGTCGACGACCATCTCACGGCTGCTCCGGCAGGAAGGCATCGACGAGGAGATCCGCACCCACGTCGCCGCCGGCAAACCCGTCCTCGCCACCTGCGCGGGCCTCATCGTCGCCGCGCGCGACGCGAAAGACGAACGCGTCCACACTCTCGACGTCCTCGACGTGACCGTCGACCGCAACGCGTTCGGCCGCCAGAAGGATAGTTTCGAGGCCCCGGTCGATATCGACGGTCTCTCTGAACCCTTCCCGGCGGTGTTCATCCGCGCGCCGCTCATCGACGAGGTGAGCGGCGACGCGTCGGTGCTCGCGCGCTGGGACGGAACGCCCGTCGCGGTCAAGCAGGGGCCGGTCGTCGCAACCTCGTTTCATCCAGAGCTGACCGAGGACGTGCGGCTTCACCGGCTGGCGTTCTTCGAGCAGGCCGCGGCGTCGCAGTGA
- a CDS encoding DUF5786 family protein: protein MGFGSYDESEQENQDYSTDFDEEDGVATSENTHEGSVEFEIGASNEELLNTLKDIKDE, encoded by the coding sequence ATGGGCTTTGGGAGCTACGACGAATCTGAACAAGAGAACCAGGACTACAGCACCGACTTCGACGAAGAAGACGGCGTTGCGACCAGTGAGAACACCCACGAGGGGAGCGTGGAATTCGAGATCGGTGCGTCGAACGAGGAACTCCTGAACACGCTTAAAGACATCAAGGACGAGTGA
- a CDS encoding DUF6276 family protein, translating to MVCSSCESPTVSFAVPEDLRKYAPGRSDVAELCMVCLRTQASESATDSATPADAADFSRVLDSFPDGRAGVAFALLLGKLDSLALERAAIETLYDETERAGGDPMLTLDRIAASGSVQPHFDIDRRRPQLAQFVDG from the coding sequence ATGGTCTGTTCGAGTTGCGAGTCGCCGACGGTTTCGTTCGCTGTTCCCGAAGACCTCCGCAAGTACGCGCCCGGGCGCAGCGACGTCGCCGAGCTCTGCATGGTCTGTTTGCGCACGCAGGCGAGCGAGTCGGCTACCGATTCGGCTACTCCGGCCGACGCGGCGGATTTCTCACGCGTGCTCGACTCGTTCCCGGACGGCCGCGCGGGCGTCGCGTTCGCGCTGCTGCTCGGAAAACTCGACTCGCTCGCACTGGAGCGTGCCGCTATCGAGACGCTGTACGACGAAACCGAGCGTGCAGGCGGCGACCCGATGCTGACGCTCGACCGCATCGCCGCCTCCGGGTCGGTCCAACCGCACTTCGACATCGACCGGCGTCGCCCGCAGTTGGCGCAGTTCGTCGACGGTTAA
- a CDS encoding V-type ATP synthase subunit D has product MAEDVKPTRKNLMEIEDRIELSERGHDTLEQKRDGLIMEFMDILDQAQDVRSGLSDDYERAQHKINMARAMEGDVAVRGAAAALKEHPEITTQSKNIMGVVVPQIESSRVRKSLDQRGYGLLGSSARIDEAADAYEELLESIILAAEVETAMKKMLHEIETTKRRVNALEFKVLPDLYDAEEYIEQKLEEQEREEIFRMKKIKAKKEEEEKAEKEEAEKAAAKEPGTVTAD; this is encoded by the coding sequence ATGGCCGAAGACGTCAAACCAACCCGGAAGAACCTCATGGAGATCGAGGACCGCATCGAACTCTCCGAGCGAGGTCACGACACGCTCGAACAGAAGCGCGACGGTCTCATCATGGAGTTCATGGACATCCTCGACCAGGCGCAGGACGTGCGGTCGGGCCTGTCCGACGACTACGAGCGCGCCCAGCACAAGATCAACATGGCGCGCGCGATGGAGGGCGACGTCGCCGTCCGCGGCGCGGCCGCGGCGCTCAAAGAGCACCCCGAGATCACGACGCAGTCGAAGAACATCATGGGCGTCGTCGTCCCGCAGATCGAGTCCAGCCGGGTGAGAAAGAGCCTCGACCAGCGCGGCTACGGTCTCCTCGGCTCTTCGGCCCGCATCGACGAGGCCGCCGACGCCTACGAGGAACTCCTCGAATCCATCATCCTCGCCGCCGAAGTCGAGACGGCGATGAAGAAGATGCTCCACGAGATCGAGACGACGAAGCGCCGCGTCAACGCGCTGGAGTTCAAGGTGCTTCCGGACCTCTACGACGCCGAGGAGTACATCGAGCAGAAGCTCGAAGAACAGGAGCGCGAGGAGATCTTCCGCATGAAGAAGATCAAAGCGAAGAAGGAAGAAGAGGAGAAGGCCGAAAAGGAAGAAGCCGAGAAGGCCGCCGCGAAGGAGCCCGGCACCGTCACGGCCGACTGA
- a CDS encoding DUF7475 family protein, which translates to MTTVQVRDADAAPLGRVHYTGIALAAITGVIHLALGIPNVPSTLGILFVLAGLGFLGGVALLIGGVARRPLYLAGIVVTVVQILAYVALNAGNLFSPVAVVDKVVQLALVGVLVVLYRRET; encoded by the coding sequence ATGACGACCGTGCAGGTTCGAGATGCCGACGCTGCACCGCTGGGGAGAGTCCACTACACCGGTATCGCGCTGGCGGCGATTACGGGCGTTATCCACCTCGCGCTCGGCATCCCGAACGTCCCGAGTACGCTCGGAATCCTGTTCGTGCTCGCGGGGCTCGGCTTTCTCGGCGGCGTCGCTCTCCTTATTGGCGGCGTCGCGCGCCGGCCGCTGTATCTCGCCGGCATCGTCGTCACCGTCGTCCAGATTCTCGCGTACGTTGCGCTCAACGCCGGAAATCTGTTCAGTCCGGTCGCCGTCGTCGACAAGGTCGTACAGCTGGCACTCGTCGGCGTGCTCGTGGTGCTGTATAGAAGAGAGACCTGA
- a CDS encoding preprotein translocase subunit Sec61beta yields MSKGDNSGGLMSSAGLVRYFDAEDRNAIRMNPKTVVAFGLLFGIGVLVLNLVA; encoded by the coding sequence ATGAGCAAGGGAGACAACAGCGGCGGCCTGATGTCGAGTGCAGGTCTCGTCCGCTACTTCGACGCCGAGGACCGAAACGCCATCCGAATGAACCCCAAGACGGTGGTGGCGTTCGGCCTGCTGTTCGGCATCGGCGTCCTCGTGTTGAACCTCGTCGCGTAG